Proteins co-encoded in one Dehalogenimonas sp. WBC-2 genomic window:
- a CDS encoding pyrroline-5-carboxylate reductase, with the protein MKIAFIGGGNMGRAMINAIIHQELSAPDDITVADTRAENREALAVELGVIATGSNVAAALSSDVVVLAVKPQHLDEVMADLSGQLCPTHLVISIIAGKRISTLVEGLKHDAVIRVMPNTPAQIGQGMSVWTATDAVDSAQRETARRIMTAMGDEVYTANESDLDKATAISGSGPGYFFLFMEAMVEAAVKLGLSPETARQLVIQTAVGSTEYARQSEHDLAELRCMVTSPGGTTAEALKVFESRQFRGIIENAVIAAHSRAVELGG; encoded by the coding sequence ATGAAAATCGCATTTATCGGCGGCGGCAACATGGGCCGGGCTATGATCAACGCCATCATCCATCAGGAACTGTCGGCGCCGGACGACATAACCGTCGCCGACACCAGGGCGGAAAACCGGGAAGCACTGGCCGTAGAACTCGGTGTCATCGCTACCGGCAGCAACGTCGCTGCGGCCCTTAGCTCTGATGTCGTCGTCCTGGCGGTCAAACCCCAGCACCTTGATGAGGTCATGGCCGATCTTTCAGGGCAACTTTGCCCTACCCACCTGGTCATATCTATCATCGCCGGCAAGAGGATTTCAACTCTCGTTGAAGGCTTGAAACATGATGCCGTAATCAGGGTCATGCCCAATACCCCTGCTCAGATCGGCCAGGGCATGAGCGTTTGGACGGCAACAGACGCCGTAGATTCGGCACAACGGGAAACCGCCCGGCGCATCATGACCGCCATGGGTGATGAGGTTTATACCGCAAATGAATCCGACCTTGATAAAGCTACCGCGATAAGTGGCAGCGGACCGGGCTATTTCTTCCTTTTCATGGAAGCCATGGTGGAAGCGGCGGTGAAACTCGGGCTATCCCCGGAAACAGCCCGGCAACTGGTTATTCAGACGGCCGTCGGTTCGACCGAATATGCCCGGCAGTCAGAGCATGATCTCGCCGAACTCCGGTGTATGGTCACATCCCCCGGCGGCACTACCGCCGAAGCTCTTAAAGTTTTTGAATCACGCCAGTTCCGTGGCATCATCGAAAATGCAGTTATCGCCGCTCATAGCCGGGCAGTGGAACTGGGGGGTTAG
- a CDS encoding colicin V production protein, protein MALQVFTGLRQGLIRALGGLLGLIVGVVLAGRYYENLAGSLFSFISNPDIANVVAFITILLAVWLIFSIVARILTKLVSIIFLGWVNRLGGAVFGLFMGAIFVGSALAVWAKFFGSDSLADSFMATFLIDKFPLVLGLLPSQFDSVKEFFQ, encoded by the coding sequence ATGGCTCTTCAGGTTTTCACCGGTCTGCGGCAAGGTCTCATCAGAGCGCTGGGAGGACTTCTTGGCCTGATTGTAGGTGTAGTTTTAGCTGGCCGCTATTATGAGAATCTCGCTGGTAGCCTGTTCAGCTTCATATCCAATCCGGACATCGCCAATGTGGTAGCCTTCATCACCATACTGCTTGCCGTCTGGCTCATATTCTCCATTGTAGCCAGAATCCTGACCAAACTGGTTTCAATCATCTTCCTGGGCTGGGTCAATCGGCTGGGGGGTGCGGTTTTTGGACTCTTTATGGGTGCCATATTCGTTGGTTCGGCGTTGGCTGTCTGGGCGAAGTTCTTTGGCTCTGATTCGTTGGCTGATTCCTTCATGGCCACTTTCCTAATAGACAAGTTTCCCCTCGTTCTGG